The proteins below come from a single Branchiostoma floridae strain S238N-H82 chromosome 5, Bfl_VNyyK, whole genome shotgun sequence genomic window:
- the LOC118416719 gene encoding tctex1 domain-containing protein 1-A-like, producing MSKANLAKRTSRLDLIGGGGGSSGKGKQLTRRQPSLASVGRRDTSSSFSNGKDEAPKVDSRRLCQQQEIDKGEIHMTIAGVSGAGKASQEAPPPPPVNLRSLMVTKRLAMNLKRMAAQRVTDKKGASYLAHTDRPWRPQHPRPPEEEEPEQEHTYQLGPVSKFFSGRAEKALSELLEEKLCDYVYNSGTAGVITKNLCEEAKQRMKEFLPPRYKLISVANIGERHAQDIRVASRCAWDPNVDTFASSTFQNGSVFCVATVYAVYME from the coding sequence ATGAGCAAAGCAAATTTAGCGAAGAGGACGAGTCGGCTCGATTTGatcggcggcggcggcggcagCTCGGGCAAGGGGAAACAGCTAACCCGTCGGCAGCCGTCGCTGGCCTCAGTAGGCCGACGAGACACCAGCAGTAGTTTCAGTAATGGTAAAGATGAGGCACCGAAGGTGGACAGTCGTCGGTTGTGTCAGCAACAGGAGATAGACAAGGGAGAGATACACATGACCATCGCGGGCGTGTCCGGAGCGGGAAAGGCTTCGCAAGAGGCCCCGCCACCCCCACCCGTCAACCTCCGCAGCCTCATGGTCACCAAACGACTGGCCATGAACTTGAAGAGGATGGCGGCGCAGAGGGTGACGGATAAGAAAGGTGCGAGTTACCTGGCGCACACGGACAGGCCCTGGAGACCTCAGCACCCGCGGCCGCCGGAAGAAGAGGAACCGGAACAAGAACACACGTATCAACTCGGCCCCGTCTCCAAATTCTTCTCGGGACGCGCCGAGAAAGCGTTATCAGAGCTGTTAGAGGAAAAATTGTGTGATTATGTGTACAACTCCGGCACAGCCGGTGTGATAACCAAGAACTTATGTGAGGAGGCGAAGCAGAGGATGAAGGAATTTCTCCCGCCCAGGTATAAACTTATCAGCGTGGCCAACATAGGGGAGCGCCACGCGCAGGACATACGGGTGGCGTCCCGATGTGCGTGGGACCCAAATGTCGACACCTTCGCGTCTTCAACCTTCCAGAACGGCAGCGTGTTCTGCGTGGCGACGGTGTACGCAGTGTACATGGAATAG